A genomic region of Nostoc sp. UHCC 0702 contains the following coding sequences:
- a CDS encoding pentapeptide repeat-containing protein — translation MSELERYYRVLELEPGATLEEVNQAYKDLVFVWHPDRIPNDNPRLQKKALEKLKAINEAREKLRSLNGKRQTIHHSPPTPQKKPSANTSTPPKQNPDLSGKDFSRANLSNKDLSGRNMSYANLSGADLSDTFMHKVNLRGADLSEANLFRANLLLADMREANLRSANLIGADLSGADLRGADLTGARIRSGDRLLVKLIGANLAGAIMPDGVIHS, via the coding sequence ATGAGCGAGTTGGAGCGGTATTATCGAGTCTTGGAATTGGAACCTGGGGCGACGCTTGAGGAAGTCAACCAGGCTTACAAAGATTTGGTTTTTGTATGGCATCCCGATCGCATTCCCAATGACAATCCCCGTTTACAAAAGAAAGCACTAGAAAAACTGAAAGCAATTAATGAAGCTCGTGAAAAATTGCGTTCTTTGAATGGTAAGCGTCAAACCATCCATCATTCTCCACCAACTCCACAGAAAAAACCATCTGCAAACACCTCTACTCCACCAAAGCAAAATCCTGATTTGAGTGGTAAAGATTTCAGTCGAGCCAATTTGAGCAACAAAGATTTATCTGGCAGAAACATGAGTTATGCTAATTTGAGCGGTGCTGATCTTAGTGATACTTTTATGCACAAAGTGAATCTAAGGGGGGCGGATTTGTCAGAAGCAAATTTGTTTAGAGCCAACTTACTTTTAGCTGATATGAGGGAAGCGAATTTGCGATCTGCTAACTTGATTGGGGCGGATCTCAGTGGTGCTGACTTGCGGGGAGCCGACTTAACAGGAGCGCGGATTCGATCTGGCGATCGCTTGCTGGTAAAACTGATTGGTGCTAACTTAGCTGGTGCAATTATGCCTGATGGTGTAATTCATAGTTAA
- a CDS encoding alpha/beta hydrolase, protein MQPSTGANALAYTASSTEFYTWQNYRCAYEIYQPTNYTPDGISLLLIHPIGVGLSRQFWRRFCSEWYTTGHRNPVYNPDLLGCGESDMPHVAYSPKDWAKQLHYFLQKIVQKPVIIVVQGALLPVAIELVQKEANLIAGLILAGPPAWALITKKSPEWQQKAIWNLLDSPFGNAFYRYARTPKFLRSFSIRQLFASEDTVDAEWLNTLVKGAENIANRYAVFSFLAGFWRQDYSSYITSIKQPTLVVVGETASSISEEGKKETPDERLADYLAYLPQGRGIKLLGRNVLPYESTAEFVAAIAPFINEFS, encoded by the coding sequence ATGCAACCATCTACTGGCGCTAACGCACTCGCTTACACAGCATCTTCTACGGAGTTTTATACTTGGCAGAATTACCGCTGTGCTTACGAAATATATCAACCTACTAATTATACACCAGACGGTATTTCTCTACTTTTAATTCATCCCATTGGTGTAGGATTGTCACGTCAATTTTGGCGACGCTTTTGCAGCGAATGGTATACTACAGGTCATCGGAATCCGGTTTACAATCCTGATTTATTGGGGTGCGGTGAAAGTGATATGCCCCATGTAGCTTATAGTCCCAAAGATTGGGCAAAGCAGTTGCACTACTTTTTACAAAAAATAGTACAAAAACCTGTGATTATAGTGGTACAAGGTGCTTTATTACCAGTTGCCATAGAGTTAGTCCAAAAAGAAGCAAATTTAATTGCCGGACTGATACTAGCAGGGCCTCCAGCTTGGGCTTTAATTACCAAGAAATCACCAGAATGGCAACAAAAAGCGATTTGGAATCTCTTAGATTCACCTTTTGGTAATGCTTTTTATCGCTATGCACGTACACCCAAATTTTTGCGGTCTTTCTCAATTCGCCAACTCTTTGCCTCAGAAGATACTGTTGATGCCGAGTGGTTGAATACTTTGGTAAAAGGTGCAGAAAATATTGCCAATCGCTATGCAGTGTTTTCTTTTTTAGCTGGGTTTTGGCGACAGGATTATAGTAGTTATATCACTTCTATTAAACAGCCCACACTAGTTGTTGTGGGAGAAACAGCATCAAGTATTAGCGAAGAAGGTAAAAAAGAAACACCTGATGAACGCTTGGCTGATTACCTCGCCTATTTACCTCAAGGCCGTGGGATTAAGTTGTTGGGGCGTAATGTTTTGCCATATGAATCAACTGCTGAATTTGTAGCAGCGATCGCACCATTTATCAATGAGTTTTCTTAG
- a CDS encoding PAS domain S-box protein — MFLPKNEKQRLEVLEQYQILDTPPEEIFDELTQLAADICETPIAVISLVDAEREWFKSQVGLNTTEVPRSQSFSNYTILESEIFIVPDTLEDERFAKNSLVNSGLYFRFYAGVPLITSNGFALGSLAVIDFIPRNFSLKQQTILQKLARQVMNNLELCRRKNLEDKSISQNIFFKKHPHPMWIYNHKNLQILDVNEAAIVQYGYSREEFLQMRITDLRPPGDLPILLNYLAKNQDELNFSGRWQHLRKDGQVIDVELFTQVIDYTGYDARLVDIRDITENKQIEQTLHESESRFRTVSEAIPIPLVISRLSDGLILYANIEFIQIFRFSPEHFSNCLVSDLYHDPKELKALLEALERHGSLQNYELPLKRADGTSFWAMTSLQYLTFNGESALLTVLSDITERKNTEVKLTEQNEFLQSIFARIPLMIALIDTEGKLQWVNQEWEHVLGWQIKDFETVDALSVLYPDPEYRQYVINFIQSAKRIWADFRTQVQDGRVVDTSWTNVTLPNGQIIGIGQDITERKQIELTLKAQAEREQLMRAVAMRIRQSLNLQDILKATVQEVRDLLEVDRVVVYQFAADMSGKVVAESVQPGWTVSLGVKIEDTCFQTGGGIEYYQGRKRAIANIYEAGLSDCHLQMLEEFEVKANLIVPILLQVGGEKTASWLWGLLVAHQCSGFREWQENQLDLLDQLTVQIAIAIQQSTIFQQAQNELAERQKAEINLRSALAEKEVLLKEIHHRVKNNLQIVSSLLQLQSQTLKDPEVIRVFRDSQNRIDSISLIHKNLYTSPNIGHLDVAEYIENLATSLLISYQIVSGQIGLETSIDAVHLNVDQAIACGLIINELISNALKHAFPQQQTGQIMVNLRNLGNCIEMTIQDDGIGLPDDLDWNNTDSLGLSLVYDLVTEQLEGTITVESNHGTVFKIEFPHLSL; from the coding sequence ATGTTCTTACCTAAAAATGAAAAGCAACGGCTAGAAGTACTTGAACAATATCAAATTTTAGATACACCACCTGAAGAAATTTTTGATGAACTAACTCAACTAGCAGCAGATATTTGTGAAACACCCATTGCTGTGATTAGCTTAGTCGATGCCGAGCGAGAATGGTTCAAATCTCAAGTGGGATTAAATACTACAGAAGTGCCTCGTAGCCAGTCTTTTAGTAATTATACCATTTTAGAAAGTGAAATATTTATAGTACCGGACACTTTAGAAGATGAAAGGTTTGCGAAAAATTCCCTTGTGAACTCAGGGCTTTATTTTCGCTTCTACGCGGGTGTTCCCTTAATTACCTCAAATGGTTTCGCGTTAGGTAGTCTTGCTGTAATTGATTTTATCCCTCGCAATTTCAGCTTAAAACAGCAGACAATTCTCCAAAAACTAGCACGACAAGTGATGAATAACCTAGAGTTATGTCGGCGCAAAAACCTTGAAGATAAATCTATAAGTCAAAATATTTTTTTTAAAAAACATCCTCATCCCATGTGGATTTATAATCATAAAAATCTGCAAATTTTAGATGTTAATGAAGCTGCTATTGTTCAATACGGCTACTCTCGTGAAGAGTTTTTGCAAATGCGAATCACCGACCTTCGTCCCCCAGGAGATCTACCAATACTGCTGAATTATTTAGCTAAAAACCAAGATGAATTAAACTTCTCTGGACGATGGCAGCATCTTCGCAAAGATGGACAGGTGATTGATGTTGAACTTTTTACACAAGTAATAGACTATACTGGTTATGATGCTCGATTGGTTGATATCCGAGATATTACAGAAAACAAACAAATAGAACAAACTCTACATGAAAGTGAAAGTAGATTTAGAACAGTTTCTGAAGCAATTCCTATTCCCTTAGTGATTTCCCGCTTGTCTGATGGGTTGATTTTATACGCTAACATAGAATTTATTCAAATATTTCGTTTTTCTCCAGAGCATTTCAGTAATTGTCTAGTTTCAGATTTATACCACGACCCCAAAGAGTTAAAAGCACTTTTAGAAGCTCTTGAGAGACATGGTTCGCTGCAAAATTATGAACTTCCACTCAAGAGGGCAGATGGAACTTCTTTCTGGGCGATGACTTCACTTCAATATTTAACTTTTAATGGTGAATCGGCATTATTAACCGTATTATCTGACATTACGGAGCGCAAAAATACAGAAGTAAAACTCACTGAACAAAATGAATTTCTTCAGAGTATTTTTGCTCGTATTCCTTTAATGATTGCACTGATTGATACTGAAGGTAAGCTCCAGTGGGTCAACCAAGAGTGGGAGCATGTTTTGGGGTGGCAAATAAAAGATTTTGAAACAGTAGATGCTCTTTCTGTGTTATACCCCGATCCTGAATATCGACAGTATGTGATCAATTTTATTCAGTCTGCAAAACGCATTTGGGCTGATTTTAGAACTCAGGTACAGGATGGTCGTGTAGTAGATACTTCTTGGACAAACGTTACCCTTCCCAATGGTCAAATCATCGGTATTGGACAGGATATCACAGAACGCAAGCAAATTGAACTTACTCTCAAGGCTCAGGCTGAGCGAGAGCAACTGATGCGAGCTGTTGCAATGCGAATTCGTCAATCTTTGAATCTCCAAGATATTCTTAAAGCCACAGTTCAAGAAGTGCGAGATTTACTTGAGGTTGATCGAGTTGTAGTTTATCAGTTTGCTGCGGATATGAGCGGTAAAGTTGTAGCGGAATCAGTGCAGCCTGGTTGGACAGTTTCTTTAGGTGTAAAGATTGAAGATACCTGTTTTCAGACAGGTGGAGGTATAGAGTATTATCAAGGGCGTAAACGAGCGATCGCTAACATTTACGAAGCTGGACTAAGCGATTGCCATCTTCAGATGCTTGAAGAGTTTGAGGTGAAAGCAAATTTAATTGTACCCATTCTACTACAAGTAGGTGGGGAAAAAACTGCTTCTTGGCTTTGGGGTTTACTCGTCGCCCACCAATGCTCTGGTTTCCGCGAGTGGCAAGAAAACCAATTGGATTTACTCGACCAACTTACCGTGCAAATTGCGATCGCTATTCAACAATCTACTATATTTCAACAAGCTCAAAATGAACTAGCTGAGCGACAAAAAGCTGAAATTAACTTAAGGAGTGCTTTGGCTGAAAAAGAAGTTCTCTTAAAGGAAATTCATCATCGAGTTAAAAATAACTTACAAATTGTCTCAAGTCTTTTGCAACTCCAATCACAAACACTCAAAGATCCAGAAGTCATCAGAGTTTTCCGAGACAGCCAAAATCGCATTGATTCCATCTCTCTCATTCACAAAAATTTATATACTTCACCTAATATAGGACATCTTGATGTTGCTGAGTATATCGAAAATCTGGCAACAAGCTTACTAATTTCTTATCAGATAGTATCTGGGCAAATTGGTCTAGAAACTAGTATAGATGCAGTTCATTTAAATGTTGACCAAGCTATTGCTTGTGGATTAATCATCAACGAATTAATTTCTAATGCTCTAAAACATGCTTTTCCTCAACAACAAACAGGTCAAATTATGGTTAATTTGCGTAATCTCGGCAATTGTATTGAAATGACTATCCAAGATGATGGCATTGGTTTACCAGATGATTTAGATTGGAATAATACTGATTCTTTGGGACTTTCGTTAGTTTATGACTTGGTCACAGAACAACTCGAAGGCACTATTACTGTAGAAAGTAATCATGGAACAGTATTTAAAATTGAATTTCCCCACTTAAGTTTGTAG
- a CDS encoding RtcB family protein, with the protein MPYEELEITTPTPVFSWANHPLGHEETKMAKNVASLPFVFKHVALMPDVHLGKGALVGSVIATKEAIIPAAVGVDIGCFAGETLVPLVDGKYYRIQDLAKQNEKFFVYACTSTGKIVAAEATAKLTRKNAPLVKVILDNNEEIICTPDHQFMLRDSSYQEAELLQPQTSLMPFYSQVDKDGYTLIAQPYSSRWQKAHWIVARSGLLGEIPQFEGQKTVIHHRNFQESDNRPENLEFMGDRDHSAYHRSLVDRNQHWQSLEFEEKRIASLAQKALTPEGYQYYAERGTKNILQYMQQQPEHFKNAVADNGLRGKQYLIKYNQSEKGKAKSQEIANRYYTCEICGSEIKTPIGLHNHRRKEHQCNHKVVAVIPLNYTEDVYCLTVPEYHNFALKAGVFVHNCGMSAIKTPFTAEQLEGKLKKIRLDIEAAIPTGFNENKDVEKLVTNWQRWRDFSDLHPGVQDLLLKAMKQMGSLGGGNHFIEVCLDTENQVWLMLHSGSRNIGNKLAQCHIQTAKELAKLAGNHLPDPDLAHFVAGTPEFQAYWNDLQWAQNYASFNRDVMMARFKHIVEKHLTGGKATKPLLQVNCHHNYAEKEVHFGEDVYVTRKGAVRAQTEDYGIIPGSMGAKSFIVKGKGNAHSFCSCSHGAGRLLSRNKAKNVYTLDDLIAQTQGVECRKDDGVLDEIPGAYKPIDQVMENQADLVEVVATLKQVVCVKG; encoded by the coding sequence ATGCCCTACGAAGAGTTAGAAATTACCACACCGACACCCGTTTTCTCTTGGGCAAATCATCCTTTGGGACATGAAGAAACCAAGATGGCAAAGAATGTGGCATCACTACCATTTGTGTTTAAGCATGTAGCCTTGATGCCAGATGTCCACTTAGGAAAAGGTGCTTTAGTGGGTTCTGTAATTGCCACAAAAGAAGCAATTATACCTGCTGCTGTCGGTGTAGACATTGGTTGCTTTGCAGGAGAGACTTTAGTTCCTCTAGTTGATGGTAAATATTATCGGATTCAAGACCTAGCAAAGCAGAATGAAAAGTTTTTTGTTTATGCTTGCACATCAACAGGAAAAATTGTTGCTGCGGAAGCAACTGCCAAATTAACCAGAAAAAATGCTCCGCTAGTGAAAGTAATTTTAGATAACAATGAAGAAATTATTTGCACACCTGACCATCAATTCATGCTGCGGGATAGCAGTTATCAAGAAGCTGAGTTACTCCAACCACAAACTTCCTTGATGCCATTTTATTCTCAGGTTGACAAAGATGGCTATACTTTGATTGCTCAACCATACTCTAGCCGATGGCAAAAAGCACATTGGATTGTAGCTAGGTCGGGTTTACTTGGGGAAATTCCTCAATTTGAGGGTCAAAAAACAGTGATTCATCACCGTAATTTTCAAGAATCTGATAACCGTCCAGAAAATCTAGAATTTATGGGCGATCGCGATCATTCTGCTTACCACCGTTCTTTAGTAGATCGCAATCAACACTGGCAATCTTTAGAATTTGAAGAAAAAAGAATTGCCTCCCTAGCTCAAAAAGCACTAACTCCAGAAGGATACCAATACTATGCAGAAAGGGGGACTAAAAACATCCTTCAATATATGCAGCAGCAACCAGAACATTTTAAAAATGCAGTTGCAGATAATGGTCTTCGGGGTAAGCAATATCTAATTAAATACAATCAAAGCGAAAAAGGAAAAGCCAAATCTCAGGAAATTGCTAATCGATACTATACCTGTGAAATTTGTGGTTCAGAAATCAAAACACCAATTGGGCTTCACAACCACCGTAGAAAAGAACATCAATGTAATCACAAAGTTGTGGCAGTAATTCCTCTAAATTACACTGAAGATGTTTACTGCCTGACAGTACCGGAGTATCATAACTTTGCCTTAAAAGCTGGCGTATTCGTGCATAACTGTGGTATGAGCGCCATCAAAACACCATTTACAGCCGAACAATTGGAAGGCAAGTTAAAGAAAATCCGTTTGGATATTGAAGCAGCAATTCCTACTGGTTTCAACGAAAATAAAGACGTTGAAAAATTAGTCACCAACTGGCAACGCTGGCGTGATTTTTCAGATTTGCACCCAGGTGTGCAAGACTTGCTCCTTAAAGCAATGAAACAAATGGGTTCTCTCGGAGGTGGAAACCACTTCATTGAGGTATGCCTCGATACAGAGAACCAAGTTTGGCTGATGCTGCATTCAGGTTCACGCAACATCGGCAATAAGCTAGCACAGTGTCACATTCAAACAGCTAAGGAATTAGCCAAACTAGCAGGTAATCACTTACCTGACCCAGATTTAGCCCATTTTGTCGCTGGTACGCCCGAATTTCAGGCTTACTGGAACGATTTGCAATGGGCGCAAAACTATGCAAGTTTCAACCGTGATGTGATGATGGCACGTTTCAAACACATTGTTGAAAAGCATTTGACAGGTGGGAAGGCAACTAAACCTTTATTGCAGGTAAATTGTCATCATAATTACGCCGAAAAAGAAGTGCATTTTGGCGAGGATGTCTACGTTACTCGCAAAGGTGCAGTACGCGCCCAGACTGAAGATTATGGCATTATTCCTGGTTCGATGGGGGCGAAATCTTTTATCGTTAAAGGTAAAGGAAATGCCCACAGCTTTTGTTCTTGCAGTCATGGTGCAGGCCGTTTGTTGTCTAGAAATAAAGCCAAAAATGTTTACACTCTTGATGATTTGATTGCCCAAACTCAAGGTGTAGAATGCCGTAAGGATGATGGCGTATTAGATGAAATTCCTGGTGCTTATAAGCCGATAGATCAAGTGATGGAAAATCAAGCCGATTTAGTTGAAGTTGTGGCTACACTCAAGCAAGTTGTTTGTGTGAAAGGGTGA
- a CDS encoding SDR family oxidoreductase, with amino-acid sequence MNIAIIGCGYVGYAVAQYWQQKMTFIVTATTTTPERLPILETVAQKVVVAQGNDPEKLKSVLQNQDIVLLSVGARSANYYREIYVDTAKTLASVLQQVPSVKQLIYTGSYSVYGDQNSAWVDETMAVEPTHTNGQILKETEDILLAASSEKLRVCILRLGGIYGPNRELVKIFGAAAGTTRPGDGKDITNWIHLDDIVGAIEFVRQHHLQGIYNLVDDAHLPSQELLDTLFEKHNLPKVTWDNSIKSNRPYNAKVSNQKIKSAGYQLIHPQMIF; translated from the coding sequence ATGAACATTGCAATCATCGGTTGTGGCTACGTTGGTTATGCCGTTGCTCAATATTGGCAGCAAAAAATGACTTTCATAGTTACTGCTACCACAACTACCCCGGAACGTTTACCAATACTAGAAACAGTAGCCCAAAAAGTTGTAGTAGCCCAAGGAAATGATCCAGAAAAGCTAAAGTCTGTATTGCAAAATCAAGACATTGTGCTGTTAAGTGTTGGTGCCAGAAGTGCAAATTATTATCGAGAAATCTATGTAGATACTGCTAAAACTTTAGCCTCAGTTTTACAGCAAGTTCCTTCTGTAAAACAACTGATATATACAGGCAGTTATTCAGTCTATGGTGATCAAAACAGTGCTTGGGTAGATGAAACAATGGCAGTTGAACCTACACACACCAATGGACAAATTCTTAAAGAAACTGAGGACATTTTGCTAGCAGCATCTAGTGAAAAACTCCGTGTTTGTATCTTAAGATTAGGTGGAATTTATGGCCCCAATAGGGAATTGGTAAAAATATTTGGTGCTGCTGCTGGTACAACTCGTCCCGGTGATGGCAAGGATATAACAAATTGGATTCACCTAGATGATATTGTTGGGGCTATAGAGTTTGTGCGGCAACACCACTTGCAAGGAATTTATAATCTAGTGGATGATGCACATCTTCCCAGCCAAGAATTACTTGACACTTTGTTTGAAAAACATAATTTACCCAAGGTTACATGGGACAATTCTATTAAAAGTAACCGTCCATATAATGCCAAAGTATCAAATCAAAAGATAAAATCAGCTGGATACCAGCTAATTCATCCACAAATGATTTTTTAG
- a CDS encoding SagB/ThcOx family dehydrogenase yields MPEIHQSIAQHYHERTKYDPETLASKGNRLDWAKQPVPFKEYKIGSSFDLKPYIQDIPETFVNDADAQWWQRLSRLLFCSYGLTARMPSMGSAVYLRAAPSAGGLYPAEVYVVSRGTPLLPPGLYNYQCRTHSLLHFWESDVWQSLQSACFWHPVLESTQLAIIITAVFYRSAWRYEDRAYRRIFLDTGHLLGNIELAGAISDYRPHLIGGFVDEAINDLLYIDSQQEGAIAVLPLADLLDIKQNLPTGCTALPSATQTSYPQIPDGELLTYFHQHTQLPASIIGKLNLPMVKQEKSLEDKYNFPFCLKIPTSTTPIYWGEQLTDLEITLHKRRSTRAYTGDDLTFDELKALLDFTYQPQNYIDQNLDSSPDYFDLNLIETFIAVCGVKDLEAGCYYYAPKAQELRQIRFKNFRRELHFLCLGQELGRDAAAVLFHTADLKSAISQYGDRVYRYLHMDAGHLGQRMNLAAVHLNLGVSGIGGFFDDHVNEVLGIPADEAVLYITTLGRSR; encoded by the coding sequence ATGCCAGAAATACACCAGTCAATTGCACAGCACTACCACGAACGTACTAAATATGACCCTGAAACCCTTGCCTCTAAAGGTAATAGGTTAGACTGGGCGAAGCAACCAGTGCCGTTTAAAGAGTACAAAATTGGCTCTTCTTTTGATCTCAAACCCTATATTCAAGATATACCAGAGACATTTGTTAACGATGCAGATGCTCAATGGTGGCAAAGACTATCACGGCTGCTGTTTTGCAGCTATGGACTAACAGCTAGGATGCCTTCTATGGGTAGTGCAGTGTATTTACGTGCTGCGCCTAGTGCAGGTGGTTTGTACCCCGCTGAAGTGTATGTAGTTTCCCGTGGTACACCGTTGCTGCCACCTGGATTGTATAATTACCAGTGTCGAACTCATTCACTGTTGCATTTTTGGGAAAGTGATGTTTGGCAGTCTTTGCAGTCAGCTTGTTTCTGGCATCCCGTCCTCGAAAGTACGCAATTGGCAATTATTATTACTGCGGTTTTCTATCGTTCGGCGTGGCGGTATGAAGATAGGGCTTACCGCCGGATTTTTTTAGATACGGGGCACTTATTAGGTAATATCGAGTTAGCTGGTGCTATTAGTGACTATCGTCCACACTTGATTGGCGGTTTTGTTGATGAAGCCATCAACGATCTGCTTTATATCGATTCGCAACAGGAAGGAGCGATCGCTGTGCTGCCTCTGGCAGACTTGTTAGATATCAAACAAAATTTGCCCACAGGATGTACTGCTTTACCGTCTGCTACTCAAACTAGTTACCCACAAATCCCCGATGGTGAATTGCTGACATATTTTCATCAGCACACCCAGCTACCAGCAAGTATAATCGGCAAACTCAATCTACCAATGGTCAAACAAGAAAAGTCCTTGGAAGATAAATATAATTTTCCTTTCTGTCTCAAAATTCCCACCTCCACCACACCCATTTATTGGGGAGAACAACTGACAGACTTGGAAATCACCCTGCACAAACGACGTTCTACCCGTGCCTATACTGGTGATGATTTAACTTTTGATGAATTGAAAGCTTTACTCGATTTTACTTATCAACCGCAAAATTATATCGACCAAAATTTAGATAGTTCACCAGACTACTTTGATCTAAATCTTATAGAAACATTTATTGCTGTTTGTGGCGTCAAAGACCTGGAGGCAGGCTGTTATTATTATGCACCCAAAGCACAGGAATTACGACAAATTCGGTTTAAAAACTTTCGGCGAGAGTTACACTTTCTCTGCTTAGGACAGGAATTAGGGCGGGATGCAGCAGCAGTTCTTTTCCATACAGCCGACCTCAAATCGGCTATTTCCCAGTATGGCGATCGCGTTTACCGTTATTTACACATGGATGCTGGACATTTGGGACAAAGGATGAATTTAGCCGCAGTCCATCTGAATTTGGGTGTCAGTGGGATTGGTGGCTTCTTTGATGACCATGTAAATGAAGTTTTAGGTATTCCTGCTGATGAAGCTGTTCTCTATATTACTACATTAGGGCGGTCAAGATGA
- a CDS encoding response regulator, with protein MYQVRILVVEDEVIVARTIASQLNQLGYIVTGTASSGKVAIAKALETKPELVLMDIILKGEMDGITTAAYIREQLDIPVIFLTAYGDQNTLQRAKITQPFGYVVKPFTLQDLRIAIEIGVLKHQLERDLRENRDRLVTLLNSMSDAVIATDEQGMVTFMNPAAEVLTGWQQTEALGHDASNIFRIVDEVTETTLENPVSKVLREQEVVYLGEYTSLITKNGKRVPIGDSASPIMRPSKQISGVVVVFWDISERRQTEFLEQALNKERELNHLKSLFISTVSHEFRNPLTVIQTAVELIEIQGVNLTETKKQTYLKRIKKAVKTMKNLMEDVLFMGRAEAEKVVCEPAPLNIENLCRELIEEFSAVTNTGHQIIFTCHSDNTNAVMDERLLHYIFMNLLSNAVKYSATDSTIWFDLTCDPIAGVAIFRIQDQGIGIPEADQIRLFESFYRASNVQSIQGTGLGLVIVKRCVAAHHGQIEVSSQVGVGTTFTIILPLDFQA; from the coding sequence ATGTACCAAGTGAGAATTTTAGTCGTTGAAGATGAAGTGATAGTGGCTAGAACTATTGCTAGCCAACTCAATCAACTAGGGTACATAGTTACGGGTACGGCTTCATCTGGGAAAGTTGCCATTGCCAAGGCATTAGAGACGAAACCAGAATTAGTTTTGATGGATATTATCCTCAAAGGAGAAATGGATGGGATTACAACTGCTGCTTATATTCGTGAACAGCTAGATATTCCGGTGATTTTTCTCACTGCTTATGGAGATCAGAATACTTTACAACGAGCTAAAATTACTCAACCTTTTGGTTATGTCGTTAAACCATTTACATTACAAGATTTACGTATTGCCATCGAGATAGGTGTATTAAAACATCAACTAGAACGTGATCTGCGGGAGAATCGCGATCGCCTAGTAACTTTGTTAAACTCAATGAGCGATGCTGTGATAGCCACAGATGAACAGGGAATGGTGACATTCATGAATCCCGCCGCTGAGGTGCTGACTGGCTGGCAGCAAACAGAAGCCCTCGGACATGATGCATCAAATATTTTTCGTATTGTCGATGAAGTTACAGAAACTACGCTAGAAAATCCAGTATCAAAAGTTTTGCGGGAACAAGAGGTTGTTTATTTAGGGGAATATACATCTTTAATTACCAAAAACGGCAAAAGAGTACCCATTGGTGATAGTGCTTCACCCATAATGCGACCATCTAAGCAAATTAGTGGTGTTGTAGTTGTTTTCTGGGATATCAGCGAACGACGACAAACAGAATTTTTAGAGCAAGCATTAAATAAAGAGCGAGAACTCAACCATCTAAAGTCCTTATTTATCTCCACTGTTTCTCATGAATTTCGCAATCCTTTAACTGTGATTCAAACAGCAGTGGAACTGATAGAAATTCAAGGAGTCAACTTAACAGAAACCAAAAAACAGACTTATTTAAAACGAATAAAAAAAGCTGTAAAAACCATGAAAAACCTCATGGAAGATGTACTATTTATGGGCAGGGCTGAAGCAGAAAAAGTTGTCTGCGAACCTGCTCCACTGAATATTGAAAATTTATGCCGAGAGCTAATTGAAGAGTTTTCTGCTGTCACAAACACCGGACATCAAATTATTTTTACCTGTCATAGTGATAATACAAATGCTGTGATGGATGAACGGTTGTTACATTACATATTCATGAATCTACTCTCCAACGCAGTTAAGTATTCTGCCACTGATAGTACAATTTGGTTTGATTTAACTTGTGACCCAATTGCAGGGGTAGCGATTTTTCGGATTCAAGACCAAGGAATTGGCATACCTGAAGCAGATCAAATTCGACTTTTTGAGTCATTTTATCGAGCCTCAAATGTGCAATCAATTCAGGGGACTGGGCTAGGATTAGTAATTGTTAAAAGGTGCGTTGCAGCACATCATGGTCAAATTGAGGTTAGCAGTCAAGTTGGAGTCGGCACTACCTTCACAATAATTTTGCCATTAGATTTTCAAGCATGA